One window of Leptotrichia trevisanii DSM 22070 genomic DNA carries:
- a CDS encoding tyrosine-type recombinase/integrase produces MGVYKDTERGTWFVQLWYKDIFGNNRKKKKRGFKRQSDAKKWEVEFINSLSLTSDITFGNLYKEFIADFKVRARTSTVKTRKLIVYKHILPFFENFKIRDITPKIIREWQNMLLNQNYSLNYLRTISQLLSSIFKYAERFYNLKNNPYKISGPIGSTERKKEFNIWTEEDFSIFIKEIKEPVFSIAFKILFLCGLRVGELLALTFEDINFKTNEIDINKTISRDITGTTIAPPKTKNSIRTIYCPEDLVKEIENYKNSFYEFNEKERLFPFSYDALRRRLVSISKKCDLKQIRIHDFRHSHASYLLYKKVDIAAVSKRLGHKNIKVTLETYAHLIPKSNDYLQEVLDDICF; encoded by the coding sequence ATGGGAGTTTATAAAGATACTGAACGAGGTACTTGGTTTGTTCAGTTATGGTATAAAGATATTTTTGGTAATAACAGGAAAAAGAAAAAACGAGGATTTAAAAGACAATCAGATGCTAAAAAATGGGAAGTTGAATTTATTAACTCTCTTTCTTTAACTTCAGACATTACTTTTGGTAACTTATACAAAGAATTTATTGCTGATTTTAAAGTTAGAGCCAGAACATCAACTGTAAAAACTAGAAAATTAATTGTATATAAACACATTTTACCATTTTTTGAAAATTTTAAGATTAGAGATATTACACCTAAGATTATTCGAGAATGGCAAAATATGTTATTAAATCAGAACTATTCTTTAAATTATTTGAGAACTATTTCTCAGTTGCTTTCATCTATTTTCAAATATGCTGAAAGATTTTATAACTTAAAAAATAATCCTTATAAAATAAGCGGTCCAATTGGAAGTACTGAAAGAAAAAAGGAATTTAATATATGGACAGAAGAAGATTTTTCTATTTTTATAAAAGAGATTAAAGAGCCTGTTTTTAGTATTGCATTCAAAATTTTATTTTTATGCGGATTGAGAGTTGGCGAACTATTGGCACTTACATTTGAAGATATTAATTTTAAAACCAATGAAATTGATATTAACAAAACAATTTCAAGGGACATTACTGGAACTACAATTGCTCCTCCCAAAACAAAAAATTCAATTCGTACCATTTATTGCCCTGAAGATCTTGTAAAAGAAATTGAAAATTATAAAAATTCTTTTTATGAATTTAATGAAAAAGAGAGATTATTTCCTTTTTCTTATGATGCTTTACGAAGAAGACTTGTTTCTATTTCTAAAAAATGTGATTTAAAACAAATAAGAATTCACGACTTTAGACATTCGCATGCTTCTTATCTTTTATATAAAAAAGTCGATATTGCAGCCGTTTCAAAAAGGCTAGGACATAAAAATATAAAAGTAACTTTAGAAACTTATGCTCATCTAATACCTAAATCAAATGATTATTTACAGGAAGTATTAGATGATATTTGTTTTTAG
- a CDS encoding epoxyqueuosine reductase QueH has product MKNNENIEQTESTESHIERDIKNAKEILERMNPNQKINYHTILTKLISDWGNKHIRPKILIHSCCAPCSTYTLEFLTQYADVTVLFANNNIHPKAEYEKRALVQEEFIKKFNERTGNNVGFIEDEYKPMDFYKAVKGLEKEKEGGARCTVCFQMRLDIVAKKAQELGFDYFGSALTLSPHKNSQLINTLGLEIQEIFDVKYLPSDFKKNNGYKRSIDMCAEYDVYRQCYCGCVFAAMDQGIDLNEYK; this is encoded by the coding sequence ATGAAAAACAATGAAAATATTGAACAGACGGAAAGTACAGAAAGCCATATTGAAAGGGATATAAAAAACGCAAAGGAAATTCTGGAAAGAATGAATCCTAACCAGAAAATCAATTATCATACAATTTTGACAAAGTTGATTTCAGATTGGGGAAATAAACATATTCGTCCCAAAATACTGATTCATAGCTGCTGTGCTCCTTGCAGCACATATACATTGGAATTTCTTACACAGTATGCAGATGTAACAGTATTATTTGCAAATAACAACATTCATCCGAAGGCAGAATATGAAAAAAGAGCCTTAGTGCAGGAAGAATTTATCAAAAAGTTTAATGAGCGTACTGGAAATAATGTTGGATTTATTGAGGATGAGTATAAGCCGATGGACTTTTATAAGGCTGTGAAAGGGCTGGAAAAGGAAAAAGAGGGTGGAGCAAGATGTACAGTCTGTTTTCAGATGAGGCTTGACATTGTGGCAAAAAAGGCTCAGGAATTGGGGTTTGACTATTTTGGAAGTGCCTTGACGTTAAGCCCGCATAAGAATAGCCAATTAATAAACACGTTGGGGCTGGAAATTCAGGAAATCTTTGACGTAAAATATCTTCCATCCGACTTTAAGAAAAATAACGGATATAAACGTTCGATAGATATGTGTGCAGAATATGATGTGTATAGGCAGTGTTATTGTGGCTGCGTGTTTGCTGCGATGGATCAGGGGATTGACTTGAATGAGTATAAATAG
- a CDS encoding pyridoxal phosphate-dependent aminotransferase, which produces MKKFSDRVLNMHYSPIRKLVPYIDEAKRSGVKVYQLHIGQPDVETPDTFFEGLNNYKEKIVKYTNSAGIMELRESFSKSYAKVGIDILPENILITQGGSEAIQITLQTICNSGDEVLVPEPYYTNYDSFLRIADAKLVPIETSIENHYHLPEREEIEKLITPKTKAIMFSNPSNPTGIVFKEEEMELIKDIAIKHDLYIITDEVYRQFIYDEEIEKSYQSFMSIPEIEDRVILVDSISKHYSACGARIGVIASKNEDFLAQALKFCQARLSVSTIEQYASTNLINTLDTYIDNTKLEYKVRRDMIYNNIIKIPGVVTYKPSSALYLIAELPVDDIEKFAIWLLTEFRYENQTLSFAPGPGFYTTPGKGTKEARFSFCTHNLIEIENGMKVLKKSLEEYNKRK; this is translated from the coding sequence ATGAAAAAATTTTCAGACAGAGTTTTGAACATGCACTATTCACCAATTAGAAAATTAGTGCCGTACATTGATGAAGCTAAGAGATCTGGTGTGAAAGTGTACCAGTTACATATAGGACAGCCTGATGTGGAAACGCCAGATACGTTTTTTGAAGGATTGAATAATTATAAGGAAAAAATTGTTAAATATACAAATTCGGCCGGAATAATGGAATTGCGGGAATCGTTTTCAAAATCTTATGCAAAAGTGGGAATTGATATTTTGCCTGAGAATATATTGATTACTCAAGGTGGAAGTGAAGCTATTCAGATTACACTTCAGACAATTTGCAATTCAGGAGATGAAGTTTTAGTTCCTGAGCCATATTATACGAATTATGACAGTTTTTTGAGAATTGCCGATGCAAAATTGGTTCCAATTGAAACTTCCATTGAAAATCATTATCATTTACCTGAAAGAGAAGAAATTGAAAAATTAATCACTCCAAAGACAAAGGCAATAATGTTTTCAAATCCGAGCAATCCAACAGGAATTGTGTTTAAAGAGGAAGAGATGGAATTGATAAAGGATATTGCAATAAAACATGATTTGTATATTATTACAGATGAAGTTTACAGACAGTTTATTTATGATGAGGAAATTGAAAAAAGTTATCAGTCATTTATGTCAATTCCCGAAATTGAAGACAGAGTAATTCTAGTTGACAGTATTTCAAAACATTACAGTGCATGTGGAGCAAGAATCGGAGTTATTGCCTCAAAAAATGAGGATTTTCTGGCACAGGCACTAAAATTCTGTCAAGCAAGATTGTCAGTATCAACAATTGAGCAATATGCAAGTACAAACTTAATTAATACATTGGATACTTACATTGACAATACGAAGTTAGAATATAAAGTAAGACGTGATATGATTTATAACAATATCATAAAAATACCAGGAGTTGTAACGTACAAGCCAAGCAGTGCACTATACCTGATTGCAGAACTTCCAGTAGATGATATTGAAAAATTTGCAATCTGGCTATTAACAGAATTTAGATATGAAAATCAGACATTATCATTTGCACCAGGGCCTGGATTTTATACAACGCCAGGAAAAGGAACGAAGGAAGCAAGATTTTCTTTCTGCACACATAACCTGATTGAAATTGAAAATGGAATGAAGGTATTAAAAAAGTCATTGGAAGAATACAATAAAAGAAAATAG
- a CDS encoding N-acetylmuramoyl-L-alanine amidase: protein MKKNITKLLLLASILSVGSILNAHNKDVSNDVKKPSIDIRIDGNGQVIKEQTGNSNNSGNNNNQAGRGGTQTVRNSAGSITVDSSYTSKGQNYRQRFIILHYTALNRDSSLRVLTTDEVSAHYLISDKKSDPVYSLVDESRRAWHAGASEWKTSKNLNDSSIGIEIVNNGNVSGNFEPFRDFQIKEVAVLVRYLADKYEIPATNILGHSDIAPQRKPDPGPLFPWEELYKKYNLGMWYDNDRKSAYESEYASTWNTLPAATVQAEFSKFGYSINATGRWDEQTKNVIKVFQYHFRPAKYDGKLDLETFAILKALNEKYNNK, encoded by the coding sequence ATGAAAAAAAATATAACAAAATTATTATTACTGGCATCAATATTGTCAGTCGGAAGTATTTTGAATGCCCATAACAAAGATGTTTCCAATGATGTGAAAAAACCATCAATAGATATACGTATTGATGGAAATGGACAAGTAATAAAAGAACAGACTGGTAACAGCAATAATAGTGGTAACAATAATAATCAGGCAGGAAGAGGTGGAACTCAGACAGTCAGAAATTCAGCAGGTTCAATAACAGTGGATTCTTCTTATACATCAAAAGGGCAAAATTATAGACAAAGATTCATAATATTACATTATACAGCGTTGAACAGGGATAGCTCTCTTCGAGTCTTGACAACTGATGAGGTAAGTGCCCATTATTTAATTTCGGATAAAAAGAGTGATCCAGTTTATTCACTCGTGGATGAAAGCAGAAGGGCGTGGCATGCTGGAGCAAGTGAATGGAAAACAAGTAAAAATCTAAATGACAGTTCAATTGGGATTGAAATTGTTAATAATGGAAATGTAAGTGGAAATTTTGAGCCGTTTAGAGATTTTCAAATTAAGGAAGTGGCAGTTCTTGTAAGATATTTGGCTGATAAGTACGAAATTCCCGCAACAAATATTTTAGGACATTCAGACATCGCCCCTCAAAGAAAGCCTGATCCGGGTCCATTATTCCCATGGGAAGAATTATACAAAAAATATAACTTGGGAATGTGGTATGACAATGATAGAAAATCAGCATATGAAAGCGAATATGCAAGCACCTGGAACACATTGCCAGCCGCAACTGTGCAGGCAGAATTTAGTAAATTTGGATATTCCATCAATGCAACAGGAAGATGGGATGAACAAACTAAAAATGTAATAAAGGTATTCCAGTATCACTTCAGGCCAGCAAAATATGATGGGAAACTTGATTTGGAAACTTTTGCAATCTTAAAGGCATTAAACGAAAAATATAATAATAAATAA
- a CDS encoding tetratricopeptide repeat protein codes for MGIFDFFKSSDKKRNKNKEINENNINTNQPNRQIRREIYDIVNSESELMENNSYSDDFKEISYYDEFGKEFKMPKKDWLNKKLYPSVRKNWSNMDGLYPIIQDAFSKEVYPEIKEAVLRFYAADEDFERKLILLGTYHVRTGAYQNAVELYEKNLNINNMTEGLCIAYAEALELCGRAADSEKKYYEALEINPNSATAFKKYFDIVKKRSSSEYENKMEKLSEIRGNWRAKMMQAIVYFKKGDKETGNYFLITALKESGYNSEVMYITSSIYILNELYDEFKQYVLAYYNPENHNAHTALNVLKYYKVKNMYKEGLELCKFTSKFPWIEHYKKFMQYEDYFWKLKVKAESKDKQVNTANHFFSTNKPLWYYEFNHPEFMLNQNRRVKPNILILTFTSIGEKSELAENLAVSLPLHLNENLHYKTNLNYQLAIAYNNENLFVSKKRYSTDYMKLIRQQNNNLNFVLAGNILKMPNVEKYEIEIYLYDTFNEQKSSLINKIYDENTIYNVQNDLLKSVSSFFERDFAIKYEKNLDNLILFSPKMKFLIQSKVHKEHQSWRYKKLLSDQIDVVLEDRNNDLKKINLLELLYEIKQTNSQLLKFQKPIIYSMNIHGIFETQTLKILAPIIFKIYDDDINFQANIEALNITDSNYLSWINKFSGE; via the coding sequence ATGGGGATTTTTGATTTTTTTAAATCTTCTGATAAAAAGAGAAATAAAAATAAGGAAATAAATGAGAATAATATAAATACTAATCAGCCTAATCGTCAAATTAGACGGGAAATTTATGATATTGTAAATAGTGAATCAGAACTTATGGAAAATAATAGCTATTCAGATGATTTTAAGGAAATTTCCTATTATGATGAATTTGGAAAAGAATTTAAAATGCCCAAAAAGGACTGGCTTAATAAAAAATTGTATCCATCTGTAAGGAAGAACTGGAGCAATATGGACGGGTTATATCCTATAATACAGGACGCTTTTTCAAAGGAAGTCTATCCTGAAATAAAGGAAGCTGTGCTAAGATTTTATGCGGCTGATGAGGATTTTGAGAGAAAGCTGATTTTGCTTGGAACTTATCATGTGAGAACAGGTGCTTATCAGAATGCGGTTGAGCTGTATGAAAAAAATCTGAATATTAATAATATGACGGAAGGACTTTGTATAGCTTATGCTGAGGCGTTGGAGCTTTGTGGAAGGGCAGCGGATTCTGAGAAAAAATATTACGAGGCGTTGGAAATAAATCCAAATTCTGCAACAGCATTCAAAAAATATTTTGATATTGTGAAAAAAAGAAGCAGTAGTGAATATGAAAATAAAATGGAAAAACTTTCTGAAATAAGAGGAAACTGGCGGGCGAAAATGATGCAGGCGATTGTTTATTTCAAAAAGGGCGACAAGGAAACTGGAAATTATTTCTTGATAACAGCCTTGAAGGAGTCTGGCTACAATTCGGAAGTAATGTACATTACGTCAAGTATTTATATTTTGAACGAGCTTTATGACGAATTTAAGCAATATGTTCTGGCATATTACAATCCTGAAAATCATAATGCCCACACTGCTTTAAATGTATTAAAGTATTATAAAGTAAAAAATATGTATAAAGAAGGGCTGGAACTTTGTAAATTTACTTCAAAATTTCCTTGGATAGAGCATTATAAGAAGTTTATGCAGTATGAGGATTATTTCTGGAAATTAAAGGTGAAGGCGGAAAGTAAGGATAAACAGGTGAATACAGCAAATCACTTTTTCTCGACAAATAAGCCGTTGTGGTACTATGAATTTAATCATCCTGAATTTATGCTGAATCAAAATAGACGTGTGAAACCAAATATTCTTATTTTGACATTTACCTCGATTGGAGAAAAATCGGAACTGGCTGAAAATCTTGCAGTATCGTTGCCTTTGCACTTAAATGAAAATTTACATTACAAGACAAATTTGAATTATCAGTTGGCAATTGCCTATAACAATGAAAATTTATTTGTGTCGAAAAAGCGATACAGTACGGATTATATGAAGTTAATAAGACAGCAAAATAATAATTTGAATTTTGTGCTGGCAGGAAATATTCTGAAAATGCCTAATGTTGAAAAATATGAGATTGAGATTTATTTGTATGATACGTTTAATGAACAAAAATCAAGTTTGATTAATAAAATTTATGATGAAAATACAATTTATAATGTTCAAAATGATTTATTAAAATCAGTAAGCAGTTTTTTTGAAAGGGATTTTGCAATAAAATATGAAAAAAATTTGGATAATTTGATTTTATTTTCACCTAAAATGAAATTTTTAATTCAAAGCAAGGTTCATAAGGAACACCAGTCATGGCGGTACAAAAAATTACTTTCTGATCAGATTGACGTAGTTCTGGAAGATAGAAATAACGACTTGAAAAAAATCAACTTGCTGGAGCTTCTGTACGAAATAAAACAGACAAACAGCCAGTTGCTGAAATTCCAGAAGCCAATCATTTATAGTATGAATATTCATGGTATTTTTGAGACACAGACACTAAAAATACTTGCACCAATTATATTCAAAATCTATGATGATGACATTAATTTTCAGGCAAATATAGAAGCTCTGAATATTACAGATTCAAATTATTTGAGCTGGATAAATAAATTTTCGGGAGAATAA
- a CDS encoding ABC transporter ATP-binding protein, with amino-acid sequence MDFENLQRELFERKLKMGEYFKRAFESLKVFIEKNKKVVSLLVVANICTFFFNILQQIIKAEIKVASQVGDTDAILRGSMLSFLLSVGVLMISAGTGLIRAVVYSKIACEIEGRENEYRFKNVALKYLKFIGIYLLSVLIIGIVVSLLATITTIIFLVLTKNTEIGFFKYLPLIISMTMYLIIIFLIVLNILYFIQTFYARDMKVIDTFKYNLSLSKKNRLRILVPQLILGLINCIFIIPLFIQSFIYIPSYIVFPVSIICGIISSVLGLVSIIMNMIIFLNVEYDYLKKQDEEMRKIEENI; translated from the coding sequence ATGGATTTTGAAAATTTGCAAAGAGAGTTATTTGAGAGAAAGTTAAAAATGGGGGAGTATTTTAAAAGAGCATTTGAGAGTTTGAAAGTTTTTATTGAGAAAAACAAAAAAGTAGTAAGTTTATTAGTTGTTGCAAATATATGTACATTTTTTTTCAATATTTTACAACAGATTATTAAAGCAGAGATAAAGGTTGCAAGTCAGGTTGGAGATACAGATGCTATTTTAAGAGGAAGCATGTTAAGTTTTTTACTTTCAGTTGGAGTTTTAATGATTTCAGCTGGTACGGGATTAATAAGAGCAGTTGTATACTCAAAAATCGCCTGTGAAATAGAAGGTAGGGAAAATGAGTACAGATTTAAAAATGTAGCTCTTAAATATTTGAAGTTTATAGGAATATATTTGTTATCTGTATTAATTATTGGAATTGTAGTATCCCTGTTAGCAACAATAACAACGATTATTTTTTTAGTATTAACAAAAAATACAGAAATAGGATTTTTTAAGTATCTACCTTTGATAATATCAATGACAATGTATCTAATTATTATATTTTTGATAGTTTTAAACATTCTTTATTTCATACAAACTTTTTATGCAAGAGATATGAAAGTAATAGACACCTTCAAGTATAATTTAAGTTTATCTAAAAAGAACAGATTGAGAATATTGGTTCCACAGCTCATTTTGGGATTGATAAATTGTATATTTATAATACCACTATTTATACAAAGTTTTATTTATATTCCATCATATATTGTATTTCCTGTTTCTATAATATGTGGGATAATTTCTTCTGTTTTAGGTTTAGTCAGTATAATAATGAATATGATAATATTCTTGAATGTGGAATACGATTATTTAAAAAAACAAGATGAAGAAATGAGAAAAATTGAAGAAAATATTTAA
- a CDS encoding toxin-antitoxin system YwqK family antitoxin: MLKSFKKSMVVLFSCVSVSMLASAATPNVTPKRSSEYLSQSSRALSSHYSTVADVTISGNLATLKETGQPFTGTYVEFNQAGNAQAVRNYQNGALNGPMFLYYENGNLLKVVNYTNGVRNGEDIDFYGNGNSKALKNYQNGVLNGKSYEFDEFGRLTSSLEYANNTKNGKEIKFSNGVVTNENTYANGQLNGEAKSYYSNGNVRSNGNYSHNLRNGQWTWNYENGSKKLIETYQNGLVTEILGYSKNGGKEREMKLTNGNGNFTQYYDNGKVKVQGALRNYKAYGNWSFYNKDGHLTDTQGFY; the protein is encoded by the coding sequence ATGCTAAAATCATTCAAAAAATCAATGGTTGTTTTATTTTCATGTGTATCTGTGAGTATGCTGGCTTCTGCTGCAACCCCAAACGTTACACCAAAAAGAAGTAGTGAATATTTATCACAGTCATCACGTGCATTAAGCTCACATTACAGCACTGTTGCTGATGTTACTATTTCTGGAAATCTTGCAACTTTAAAGGAAACTGGACAGCCATTTACTGGGACTTATGTTGAATTTAATCAGGCTGGAAATGCCCAAGCAGTAAGAAATTATCAAAATGGTGCATTAAACGGGCCTATGTTCCTATACTATGAAAATGGAAATTTACTAAAAGTTGTAAATTATACAAATGGTGTTAGAAATGGTGAGGACATTGACTTTTACGGAAACGGAAATTCAAAAGCACTAAAAAATTATCAAAATGGTGTATTAAATGGGAAAAGTTATGAATTTGACGAATTTGGACGTTTAACTTCTTCTCTTGAATATGCAAACAACACTAAAAACGGAAAAGAAATAAAATTTTCAAACGGTGTTGTAACAAATGAAAATACATACGCCAACGGACAATTAAACGGTGAAGCAAAATCATACTATTCCAACGGAAATGTACGTTCAAACGGAAATTATTCACATAATTTAAGAAATGGACAATGGACTTGGAATTATGAAAATGGTTCAAAAAAACTGATTGAAACTTATCAAAATGGTTTAGTTACAGAAATTTTAGGATATTCAAAAAACGGCGGAAAAGAACGTGAAATGAAACTTACAAATGGAAACGGTAATTTTACCCAATATTATGATAATGGAAAAGTTAAAGTACAAGGTGCATTAAGAAACTATAAAGCCTATGGTAACTGGAGTTTTTACAACAAAGACGGACACTTGACTGATACTCAGGGATTTTATTAA
- a CDS encoding pheromone cAD1 o protein produces the protein MKKLLFILMLLLNVLGFSAMKNGIYSVEKKYDGNWTSFVKLTVKDGKIIGAQYDRKNQKGELFSMNQNSFRDVALEISRNLVNSQNVSSLKGKDAKAVSEFKEMSNFLINKANNGETGNFKM, from the coding sequence ATGAAGAAATTATTGTTTATATTAATGCTTTTACTAAATGTTTTGGGATTTTCGGCAATGAAAAATGGTATTTATTCTGTTGAGAAGAAATATGATGGCAACTGGACTTCATTCGTAAAATTAACAGTTAAGGATGGAAAGATAATTGGTGCCCAATACGATAGAAAAAACCAAAAAGGTGAATTATTCTCAATGAATCAAAATTCATTCAGAGATGTAGCCCTTGAAATTTCAAGAAATCTTGTAAATTCCCAAAATGTAAGTTCCCTAAAAGGAAAAGATGCAAAAGCAGTATCAGAATTTAAAGAAATGTCAAACTTTTTAATTAATAAGGCCAACAATGGCGAAACTGGAAATTTCAAAATGTAA
- a CDS encoding FAD-dependent oxidoreductase, producing the protein MKVVVIGCTHAGTAAIVNLRKTNPEAEIVVFERNDNISFLSCGIALYVGGVVKDPQGLFYSSPEKLRELNVDMRMRHDVKNIDIEGKTIRVANLETGIEFNETFDKLIITSGSWPIIPSIEGVDLNNILLCKNYNHSNEIIERTKHSQKVVVVGAGYIGVELVEAFRDNGKEVVLVDAEERILSKYFDKEFTDIAEESFKHRGIIIATGEKVVKFEGNDGNMTKVVTDKNVYEADMVIMCVGFLPNTSLFKGQLEMLPNGAIKVDEYMRTSNKDVMAAGDCCSVFYNSLQKEVYIPLATNAVRMGTLAGINLLENKIRHLGTQGTSGIKIYENNMAATGLTEEAAKENGLEVESIIAVDNYRPEFMPTYEKVTLKVVYDKNSRVILGAQLNSKIDLTQSINTLSVCIQNKMTVEELAFVDFFFQPHYNKPWNFLNLAGLNALK; encoded by the coding sequence ATGAAAGTTGTAGTAATTGGATGTACGCATGCTGGAACGGCTGCGATTGTGAACTTGAGAAAAACAAATCCTGAGGCTGAGATAGTGGTGTTTGAGAGAAATGATAACATTTCATTTCTATCTTGCGGAATTGCCTTGTATGTGGGGGGAGTTGTAAAAGATCCTCAAGGGTTATTTTATTCTTCGCCTGAAAAACTGAGAGAATTGAATGTTGACATGAGAATGCGACACGATGTGAAAAATATCGATATTGAAGGGAAAACAATCCGTGTGGCAAATTTGGAAACTGGGATTGAATTTAACGAAACTTTTGACAAATTGATTATAACATCTGGTTCTTGGCCGATTATCCCATCAATTGAAGGAGTTGATCTGAATAACATTTTACTTTGTAAAAATTATAACCATTCAAATGAAATTATTGAAAGAACAAAACATTCTCAAAAAGTTGTTGTTGTTGGAGCAGGGTACATTGGAGTGGAACTTGTGGAAGCGTTTAGGGACAATGGGAAGGAAGTTGTCTTAGTGGATGCCGAAGAAAGAATCTTAAGTAAATATTTTGACAAGGAATTTACAGATATTGCTGAAGAATCGTTTAAACATAGGGGAATTATTATTGCAACTGGAGAAAAGGTTGTAAAATTTGAAGGAAACGATGGAAATATGACAAAAGTGGTTACTGATAAAAATGTGTATGAGGCAGATATGGTAATTATGTGTGTTGGATTCTTGCCAAACACTTCATTGTTTAAAGGACAGTTGGAAATGTTACCGAATGGAGCGATTAAAGTTGATGAATACATGAGAACAAGCAACAAGGATGTTATGGCTGCTGGAGATTGCTGTTCAGTATTTTATAATTCTTTACAAAAAGAAGTTTATATACCGCTTGCAACAAATGCTGTAAGAATGGGTACACTAGCTGGAATAAACTTGCTTGAAAATAAAATAAGACATTTGGGAACTCAAGGAACCTCTGGAATAAAAATTTATGAAAATAATATGGCGGCGACTGGTTTGACAGAGGAAGCTGCGAAAGAAAATGGACTGGAAGTGGAAAGTATTATAGCAGTTGACAATTATCGTCCTGAATTTATGCCGACTTATGAAAAAGTAACATTAAAAGTAGTTTATGACAAAAATAGCAGAGTAATTTTAGGAGCACAGTTAAATTCTAAAATTGATTTGACACAATCAATTAACACATTGTCAGTATGTATCCAAAATAAAATGACTGTAGAAGAACTGGCATTTGTAGACTTTTTCTTCCAGCCTCATTATAACAAGCCTTGGAATTTCTTGAATTTAGCAGGGTTAAACGCTTTAAAATAG
- the asrC gene encoding sulfite reductase subunit C, which produces MSMDINRKTVTKNAFRVTKDRSKTALRVRVPGGAITGEVMEMVAKIANTYGDGNVHITTRQGFEVLGISWNDIEKVNKMVQPIMEKLEINYKDKDKGYAAAGTRNVAACIGNKVCPKAAYNTTEFAKKIEKAIFPNDFHFKVALTGCPNDCQKVRMHDFGIIGMAKPELDESKCVSCGMCERKCKKLSTGAISYKNYKPVRDHQRCIGCGECVLNCPTGAWTRSPKKYYKLAIMGRSGKQNPRLAEDWLFWADEESIIKIIKNTYEYVDKYIDRSLPKEHIGYIVDRTGFEEFKKWALKDVNLPEETVMVNNVYWGNGIKYQGIL; this is translated from the coding sequence ATGAGCATGGATATAAATAGAAAAACAGTTACCAAAAATGCGTTCAGGGTAACAAAGGACAGATCTAAAACGGCATTGCGTGTGAGAGTGCCAGGAGGTGCGATTACTGGAGAAGTAATGGAAATGGTTGCAAAAATAGCTAATACTTATGGAGATGGAAATGTTCATATTACAACTCGTCAAGGTTTTGAAGTATTGGGAATTTCGTGGAACGATATTGAGAAAGTCAATAAGATGGTGCAGCCGATTATGGAAAAACTGGAAATTAATTATAAGGACAAAGATAAGGGATATGCCGCTGCTGGTACAAGAAATGTTGCTGCCTGTATCGGAAATAAGGTGTGTCCAAAAGCCGCCTATAATACAACAGAATTTGCAAAGAAAATCGAAAAAGCAATATTTCCAAATGATTTTCACTTTAAGGTGGCATTAACAGGTTGTCCAAATGACTGTCAAAAAGTTAGAATGCACGATTTTGGAATAATCGGAATGGCAAAGCCTGAACTGGATGAATCAAAATGTGTTTCTTGCGGAATGTGTGAAAGAAAATGTAAAAAGCTTTCAACAGGAGCAATTTCATATAAAAACTATAAACCTGTAAGAGATCACCAAAGATGTATTGGTTGTGGAGAATGTGTACTGAACTGCCCAACAGGAGCATGGACAAGATCTCCTAAAAAGTATTATAAACTTGCAATAATGGGAAGAAGTGGAAAACAAAATCCAAGATTGGCAGAAGACTGGTTATTCTGGGCAGATGAGGAATCAATAATAAAAATAATAAAAAATACTTACGAATATGTTGATAAATACATCGACAGAAGTCTTCCAAAAGAACATATTGGTTACATTGTTGACAGAACAGGCTTTGAAGAATTTAAGAAGTGGGCACTAAAAGATGTTAATTTGCCAGAAGAAACTGTTATGGTGAATAATGTGTATTGGGGAAATGGGATAAAGTATCAAGGGATATTGTAA